The nucleotide sequence AATCACAATTGGCATTATAGAAGTGTGGTGGAGGATCACTTGGTAGTAAATGGGTTTGTTAATGGTTACACCAAATGGGTTTTCCATTGAAAAGGATTTTCCTCAGCAAATCCACCTAATCCATGCAATGATGATGATTATTTTGACATGCGTGACGATATTGATGGACTACTTTATGATACATTTAGAAATATAGAGGGTGAGTCAGGGCATGAAGAAGGAGTGAAAGAGGGACTATCTGAAGATACAAAGAGATTTTTTAGATTGGTGGATGAAGGAAAACAAGAGTTATATCCTGGGTGTGAAAATTTTACTAAACTAAGTTTCACCATTCGGCTATACTTGCTTAAATCCTTGCATGGGTGGAGTAATGTAGCATTTTCAAACATGTTAGAGTTGATAAAAGAGGCATTTCCCTTTGCTCAGCTACCAGAGTCGTTTAACAAGGCTAGAAATATGATAAGAGATTTGGGCCTTCATTATGAAAAAATACATGCATGCCCTAATGATTGCATGCTATTTTGGAATGACAATGCGAAGGCTGATAATTGTTCTGTTTGTGGGTCTTCAAGATGGAAGAGTACTAATGCAAGTTCTAAAATCACTGCAAAGGTTTTAAGGTACTTTCCCTTAAAGCCTAGGCTTCAGAGGATGTCCATATGTCCTGAAACACTCATTCAATGAGGTGGGTACCCATCTTTGAAACATATTCATTCATTTGACATACTTCACAGTGACGACCTTTCTCCATGAAGTATTGTCTTCATCATTAAATCTCCAACACCATTTCCTCATTGCATTTTTAGATTCTTTTTTATTTGTGAAGTAATTGGTTTCATTgatggcatcaagaagatgcagaaTAGTTACAAAAGTAATGAAAATTGCTAGCTCCAATACAAAAAGACAATCATACACAAGTCAGAAAGTTCTCTTTTTAGTTTATATTGTGTGTCTGGTATTCTTAACTCCTGCAAAAGTCTTGACCTTACATGTGTACTTGAATTATTAACTAGCATTTAAAGAGATAATGATTTTATTTATCCTCTTTTGTAGGTGGAGAAAATGAAGAAAGGGAAGATCAAAGCAATGAAGATCCTGCTTAAGAATATTTTTGGATTGTTGCTGAAACTCTAAATGTTCTAGGATTCTTTTGATATCAAACAGTTTGAAACTTCTTTAACTTTTGGATTGTAAAACTTATGTACATGGATTCTAATATTTTGCTTTTATGCATATTACAACTTGGATTATAAATGTTTAtgattagttttattttttgatttatataaattattgtgttttataatgtaaatatttatttataattaggGAGTATATTGTTGTTTCACTTAAACCGTTACAATAGCTTACCTGAGTTGTTGCTATAGGTAACAAAAAACTGTCTCATTTAACCATGTAAACCGTTACAATATGACAGGTAACTGTTGCAGTAGGTAATCTGAACCATTGCAATAGGCACTGTAAACCACTGCAATAGATAATGCAAGTCGTTGCGTTAgagcttattttattgttgttactgTAAACAACTCGCAGCAATAGTAATTAAACCGTTGCAAAAGCGGCCAAAAATCATTGTAATATCCTAACTTAACTGTTGCAATAGATTAAATAACTGTTACACAAACTTATATTGCAACGTCTTTGAACCGTTCCATTTGACAAAAAATACTCATCGCAGTAGAATGATAAGTAACCGTTGAACTACAATTCAAGGAGTATGAACGGGCTGATGAGCGGTGTCTATGAGCTATAATTCTATGGGCTGCCATAGTAACTCCTGGGCTAGGCAGTGTCTATGAGCTACAATTCAAGGAGTATGAACGGGCTGATGAGCGGGCAATTATTCCAAGAGCATCGAGGGAAATAGAGGAAGTGCCTATGGAATCTGGCACTGATCAAATTATGCAGCTACATCTTAATGTTCCACTTAAGACTCCTCTACAACATTTACATGATTTAGTTACACACAATGTGACACCAATTGATGAAGACTTATTGAGACAAAATCCAATGGAGGAAgaaggagatgatgaatcaaTTGCAGAAAATTTCAAACAAGTGGCTAGGGAAGGGGATTTATCACCCACAACTAGTGCTAAAAGAGGTAAAAAATCTAAGAAGAATCAGAGTAAAGATCCACCACAACTTTAAGAATAATGCCTAGGAGGGCAACTTCTCTATCTAAATGATGATGATCAAAACATTAATATGGAACATAAGGTCTGTGAATACACAACAGGACTTTCTTAGGGTGATCAACATGAATAAGGAGCATAATTTTTGTGTAGTTTCATTGATGGAgccttttcaaaataagggacTCATTGATAGATATAAAAGGAGGTTGAATATGGAGACTGCTTATGCAAATATTAATGGGCAAATACGGTTGTTCTTCGATGCAGTGGTGGAATGGAAATTAGTGGAGGATACTGAGCAACAGGTGACTGTGAGAGTGTTTCACCATGATGATgacatttgtttatgcaaaatgttcaGCAATGGAGAGGTTGGATTTGTGGTATCACTTGTATCACTTAGCAAGTGATATGGAATTACCATAGTTGGTAGGAGGGGATTTAAATGTGATATTGCATGAAGATGAGAAAATAGAGGGACTTCTAGTACACCCTCCTGAATATGAGGATTTTACATTTTGTGTAAACTCTTGTGGTTTGTTTGAGCAAGGGTACAAAGGAAGTTCATTCACATGGTGGAATAGGAGATCCAATGCTGAGTGTATATTCAAGAGATTGGAtatgatttttgtgaatttgccaTTTCAGAACATGTTGCCAACTATTGAAGTTGATCATCTAATCAGAACTGGATCAGATCATGTACCATTGCTAATGACATGTGGGTTGCAGACAACCAATTTTGTCAAGCCTTTCAGATTCTTGAACTTTTGGACAAAGCATGTTACATTTATGGATGTGGTGAGGCAGAATTGGGAAGCTGATTTCATAGGGGATCCGTTTTTGATGTTCAAGCAGAATATCAAGAGGGTGAAAACAACACTCTCAAAATGGAGTAGGGAAACATTTGGTGATATCTTCAAGCAATTGGCTATTTTGGAGGACATTGTTAGGGTGAAGGAGATGTTGTTTGAAGAAGAGCCTACAACTGAGAATAGGATTGTGCTTCAAAAGGCTCAATCTGAATTGAAGAAATACTTGAGTATTGAGGAGCAGTATTGGAAGCAAAAAGCTGGGATGACTTGGTTTGCTGAAGGAGATAGGAATACAAGTTTCTTTCACAATCATGTCaatggaaaaagaaagaaattgaaaCTGAAGAGGATCAAAAGTGGCAGTGGGGTATGGAATAGACCAGGAGCAATTGGCTACAGCTGCAGTGGACTTCTATCAAAAACAGTTCACAAATGAAGGTGATGCTTCTGAATTTTCCTTGCTCAATAATGTACCGTCAATGGTCACTATGGATCAGAATTTGAAACTTAGCAGATTGCCAACAATTGAAGAAGTAAGGGCAACAGTTTTTGAGATTAGTGGGGAGAGTGCTAGTGGTCCTGATGGATTCACTGGCTTGTTTTATCAAacatgctgggatgttattggtgCTGATATACACAACATGGTGCTACACTTCTATGGAGGAGCTGCATTGCCTAAATCCATCACTCACACCAATTTAGTGTTGCTGCCCAAGAAACCTAGAGTTGAGACCTTCTCTGACTTAAGACCTATTAGTTTGAGCAACTTCATTAACAAGGTCTTGTCTAGGGTGTTACATGACAGATTGGAGAGTTTTTTGCCATCTCTAATAACTCCTAATCAATTCAGATTTGTAAAGGGTAGGAGTATATTTGAGAACATCTTATTGACTCAAGAAATTATCACTGACATAAGGTTAAGGGGAAAGCCAGCTAATGTGGTGATCAAGCTTGATATGGCTAAGGCCTATGATAGGGTTTCATAGAAGTACGTATTGCATGTGCTAAGGAAGATGGGATTTTCTGAACACTTCATCAACATGGTGTGGAACTTGATGTCAAATAACTGGTATTCAGTATTGGTAAATGGGCAGTCCTCAGGGTTCTTTAAGTCAACAAGGGGTGTGAAACAAGGGGATCCCCTATCTCCAGCATTGTTCATTCTGTCAGCTGAGGTACTTTTCAGGTCTTTGAATAAGCTCTTTGAAGACAAGTCATTTGTGGGATTTGGAATGCCTAAGTGGTCTGATCCTTTAAACCAATTGGCATATGCCGATGATACGATAATCTTTGCATCTGCTCATCCTCCCTCTTTGAGCAAGATTATGGTAGTGTTGGGGAACTATGAGAAGATATCAGGTCAGATGATCaacaaagataagagttcatactaCATGTATTCAAAGGTTGCTAATGGATTGTTTCAGGCAGTTGGAGCTATTACAGGATTTGCAAGAGGTAAATTCCCCTTCACATATCTAGGGTGTCCTATTTTTTACACTAGAAGGAGGAAGGACTATTATGAGGAtcttatcaagaaggtgaaggctaAATTGCATTCATGGAAAGGAAAGCTGCTGTCATTTGGAGGAAAGGCAACACTCATCTCTAGTGTGTTGCAAAGTATGCCAGTTCACATGTTATCAGTCTTTGATCCACCAAACAGCATCCTGGGCATCTACATAAGACTTTTGCTAGGTTCTTTTGGAGCACTAAAGAAGAAGGGAGAAGCAGACACTGGGCTTCATGGCAAAATCTTTGCCTTCCTAAAGAGGAAGGGGGCTAGGTTTTAGGTCCTTAAATGATGTCTCAAGGGCACTGTTTGCTAAACTATGGTGgaggtttaggaccacaaaatctttgtggtttaatttcatatggaataagTATTGCAAGAAGGAGCTACCAACAATGGTGCATTTTAGGGGAGGGTCTCATGTTTGGAGATAAATGCTGAATGCTAGggaagaagtagaacatgagatcgtatgggaattgaagagtggaacaactaacatttggcatgaaaattggactggattgggtgcactttatcatgtattacctGAAGACTTTCCAATCAATGAAGGTCTTCAGGAGGTGGCAGAACTGCGGCAAGGGGAAACATGGGATGATCAGCTGCTAGATCAAACTTTCAATGAGGAAATTGCAGAATATATAAGGCTAAATGTGCATTATGAAGGCAGTGAGGGATATTGGGATAGGCCATACTGGATGCCAACTCCTTCAGGCAAGTTCAGTGTTAGCAGTGCTTGGCAAATATTAAGGCATATGGCTGATCCTAATCAGGAATTCAAGTTAATGTGGATTAAAGGTTTGCCattcaagatatccttcttcttgTGGAGATTGTGGAGGCAGAAAATAGCCACCGATGACATGTGGAGGAGGCAAGGGCAAATGGTGATGTCTAGGTGTTGGTCTTGTCAGCAGCCCCAAGAGGAATCCATTGAGCATATATTTGTCACAAGTCCTACTACCTCTAAGGTATGAAACTTGTTCATGGgggctgctggaatttctgtGCAATTGATTCAATTGAAGCAGATTATAAGGCATTGGTGGTATGCTCAGTGTTGTCCAAAATGAAAGCCAATATTCCAAGCAGTACCAGCTATCATCACTTGGGAGctttggaagagaagaaatgcAGGTAAACATGGTTGTTCAGTGTCcacaaatagggtgattcatgagataaataggacattgcatcaactggcaagggtgaggtatgcttggatccctaatattccaTTGTTATGGCCAGATATGATTCAATACTTTGAAGGATATAAACCTATATTGATCACTACAAGAGTAACATGGCAGCTTCCTTTTCATGGTTGGTACAAATGTAATACTGATGGACCTTTAAAGGGCAATCCTGGACCTAGCTCCCTAGGCTTTTGTGTGAGGGATGATAAATGTGATGTGGTGTATGCTAGGGCAGTTGACCTGGGAGTGACAACTAATGTAGTGGCTGAAGCTAAGGCTATTCTTCAAGGGTTGGAATATTGTGTGGAGCATGATCTTCACCCTCTTATACTGGAGACTGATTCATTGGTAATGAAGAAGGACAATTGCACAGGATGTGAAGAAAATGTTGGTGAGACGATTCATTGGTGAGACGATCGCAAAAACGCTGCAATACCGCTATGGCAATGGTTTTTCTTATATACTGCATCGGTTTTTCTTGCGTTGCCATAAGTTTATTTTCCAGTAGTGCTTCCTCTCCTTCTTGATTACTCTGTCTACTAATACCCTCTCCCATTTGCCTTGGAAACGTTAGCTGCAATCCAGATTCTGCCAATATGTTGAACCCATTAATCATGCTGACTGTATCATCTCTTGGCTTCTCCCTGGTCCTAGCTACTGATTTCCCTATAGCTTTTTTCTAAGCATGTTCCTCCCCCCCTCTAGCTAGCCTTGTAGGTGAGCTTACAAGGTTATTGTTTGTATCATTTGCACCAGTAGGAATTGCTAACTCACTACTATTATTGGTTGCTGCAGGTGGATTACTCACCTTATCATTTGGAATAGCTTTGGGTTGCCatttttgtttctgtttttgCTGCCTAGGTCTGGGCTTAGGTGCTGGCTGCTCTTCTTTGTTGCACTTGTGTCCCACTTGCAGGTAGGTATGACGAAACTTAGGAACCCAGTCATAAGCTACCTCCTGCATGAATTCTCTCCCATTAGGATCAGTCACCTTAATAGCTCTGGGAAGTTCTTTAGTAACATCTATCTCAATTAGTACTCTAGCATAGGAAATTCGATCCAACTGCGTGGTACATGCATCTGCATATAAGGGAATCCCTAGTCCACTGCTTATCCTGCTCAATAACTTTGCTCCCAACAATTGAGTGGGAGATTAGGATACTTGACCCATACAAGAATGCTCTGCAGTACCTCCTTGTTGAAATCAAAATCAACTGACCATACTTTCATGATAATCGACTTATTATTTAGCATATGAGGTCCAGAATACAGAACTTCATCTCTGTCATTTGTAGAGTTAAACCTTACCACAAAATACCCATCATTATGGAAATAGACTTTTGATTTTGTTGTAAAATTCTATGCTGAAACAATAAAGCGTTCCATAGCTCGTATGGTTGGGGCTACTCCAACTACATAGAGGATTAGGGCTTGGTTCCATTTATGTGTCTCCTCTTCAACTTCTTCTTTGCCTGGTTCAACAATTACTTCACCATTTTTTATAGTTGGTGCAATGAAACTTAGATCCATTCCTTTCGCTGCCAACCTATTACCCATAAATAAATTTGCCCACGTCTTTTGGTCCTGCTCTGCATTCTCAGTTGGTAATTTGTCTTGGCTTTTATAAGCTCCTTCCCTGTCCCCAATTAACCCCAAATTTCCATTAATTGCTACTAGATTACTCACATATATATCAGTTCGCCTTGATCTAGGGTTAGCATTCTTCAACTGATTTTCAGTAGCTATCTTCGCGCCATCAATCATCGGTAAACGAATCATAGCAGGAGATGTTTTCATACATTCCTTCGTGGTTGATAATGGTGGCCACTATTCCATTGATGTTTTCTCTGCATCTACGATTTTAGCACTCTGCATCTGCGATACACatacatatattttatatacatactatataaaatatattgaCAAAGTAAACTATTTTCACGATCAACATAATATAAAGTTTTCTACCTTTTTTTCATGTTACCGATCAATGCTtattataaaatgagttaattacAATTATTTTAAAGTAATTTAATTATAAGTTATTTAGAAAATATAGGAAGGTTCTATGATTTTATGTTCCCTTTTTCTTATCATCGTGGCCCCACATTTTTGTCTTGCGAGATTAGAGGCATATCAGGCAAATAGGGAATGGATGACTAAATATACTCAGAGCAGAAGCCCTTATAGATCGGAAGAAAAATCATAATGCCGTATTGCTTTCCTCCATATGGCATCTTCTTCTTTACCTcctaagaagaaaaacaacaaccgCTATACTCTTTCAACAATTTTCCTTCTCCTTTTGTTCCTCTCAAGTCTCTTCTATTTCAGCAAAAGAGCTCTTGAACCTAAACTTTCTCTCTACAGAGACGTCCTTTCTCAATCCCCTTCGCTATTTTCTCCAAGATCTGCTGATACTGAACTTCTTGATAATACACTAACAACTCCATTTGGTGATACCAAAGTCCTAAAGACAAATATAAAGACACCTTTTACATCAAAATCTGAGACACCCCTTTTGTCAAAATCTGATTTTGACGATAGTTTGGATCAGAAAGTAACACCAATTTCATCAGAATCTAATGATACTGAAGGCTTAAAAGCTTCTAAGAAAACACCCATTTCTGATTTCAATGATAATTTAGTTGAGAAAAGCTCAGCACCTGTTTTATCAGAGTATAAGGAGGTATACAATGCAACAACAAAACGAGTGGTTGATTCTGCAAGAAATGAGGAGAAGTTGGTTGACTCTGATTTTAAAGTAGGAGGACAAAGTTGTGATCTTTACAAGGGAAGATGGGTGAAAGATGAGAAGCACCCAATATATAAAGCAGGGTCTTGCCCTTATGTTGATGAGGCTTTTGATTGCCAGAGCAATGGTAGGCCTGACTCAGAGTATCTTAATTGGAGATGGAAGCCACATGGATGTGATCTTCCTAGGTAAATTGCTGCTGCTTTTTTGTAATTGTTCTCTAATTAGataatatatgtgtgtgtgtgtaaatgATGATCTAGTCCCTGCATATCTTATGTCTTATTCTGTAGTTTTTTGTCATGTGTCTATTGTCGAACTGAGCTTCTCTAAACAACAAGCAATGAGATAATTGTCAAGCCAAAAAAAGCATTTTAACCATTTTGAGATTCTTTTATTAGTGCTTTTATACTTCAAATGATTTCTTTTTCCATAATTGGTACTTTTGTCATGTTTGAAGATGTTGCACTAAACCTGTTTCCATGAAAATAAATGAACTTTGCTTCCAGAGTATCTTCCTTAAATGATAGCAATATTGAGATTCTGATGGCTATACCATTTATAGCACCTTCCTTAAAACCAATTTGCTGTAAATTTTCACACGTTACACCTATCTTTGATTCCCCTTAAGGCCTGCCCTTATTGTCCTTCAGCTGTCATGCTTAAATAGAAAGCTAGATTATATTTCTTACTATAGGATCTTTTACTTTGCTAAAGAGGAACAGTGGACATGATCTGAGAAAGAGTAACTGAAAACTCTTTATCTTTGCCTCTTTGGTGATAGGGACAGCGTTGCCAGCTCTGATGATATTTTCCTGTTTCTGCATTTCCATTTCTGATATAGTCTAGGGTCATTACTAATTATCAATGTTAAGTAGTAATGCTTTTCATATTTGATTTCATTATGCTTAGTTACCAACACGATCACGGTATATAGTCTTATACTACAATTTGCTTTCTCAGTCAAAACCTGTGTCTATAGGTGCTTTAAACTGAAAATCATCTGTCAACTTTCATTTCACTTTGTGTGAATTACTTATTATAACCAGAAAGAATTAACAGTCTCTCTGAGTTAGCTTTTAAGTCTCTTAGTGGGAAAGAGGATTGCTTGTATTTcctgttccttttttttttgttatgtcAAAACAGAAAACTGAATCTTTTGAATTCCAAAGTCTTTCTTGTTTGCATACAAAAAGCTCAGTTGTGATGAACACTTCTTGCTTTATTTTTTTGTGGTGTTGGAGGAAAACAGTTTAAGGAAGTTTCCAAATTGCTCATGTTGTTAATTTAGGTTGGAATGAAGTTTCAACATCTCTTACTCTTTTACTAAAGACTATCTATCAATCCACCTAATTTCTTGTTGTACTTGTAAAACAAAAAAGTTTCTAATAGTAGAAGTCTTTCCATTTGACACTCAGACTAGACCATAGCCTTGGAGGCATTCCTGAGGATGTACTCTTGTTTTTGTATTGTGTTTTCAGGGCTATAATCCTGTTTGTTTAACTAATTTTTTCTCTTCGTGTTGTAAGATAAATTATAGTTAAAAATATCAAGGGTGGAGTTTCAATTTAGTAAAAGTTGTTTTCAAATAGTGTGCTCTACATATCAACTAAAAATAATTAAGAGTTACCTGGCTGTGTTTCATCAGGCGATCTGACTGAAACTTATGTACGAGAGCCCAGCGATGAGAAAATTCTTTTTTCCTAAGCTCATGTTGTCTTAAACTTAATGTTCATCTTCATAAAAAATGCTGTCATTTGTTCATACATTTGTATCCTGAAACCAGTTCTATATTTGTAGGTTTAGTGCTACAAATTTTTTGAAGAGATTGAAAGGAAAGAGGCTGATGCTGGTTGGAGACTCTATGAACCGGAACCAGTTTGAATCTCTCCTTTGCCTTCTTCGTGAAGGCCTTGTTAATAAGAGTAAAATGTACGAGATCCATGGATATAAGATAACAAAAGGAAGAGGCTACTATGTTTTCAAATTTGAGGTGATTTTACATATTCATTTATTGAAATTTCATTCCACCTAAATTGACAGCATTTGTATCGATTGAAGATCTCTTCTTTGTATGTATATGTAGAGAGAGATAGAGTTTGTGTACTTGAGTCAGTAGTTATCACTGTGGTCGATTATTTGATGGCAAGAGAATTGAGTTATCTTGCTGTCTGGTAGATTAATTTTCTAAAACTTAAAATGATGAATGTTGGAAAAGCTTATTCTAGGAAAGACAGCAGTGGACTAAAATATTGTGATTTTGCAGGATTATAACTGCACAGTAGAATTCGTGCGCTCTCATTTCCTTGTTAGAGAAGGAGTACGTATCAATGCTCAAGGGAACTCGAATCCA is from Nicotiana tabacum cultivar K326 chromosome 18, ASM71507v2, whole genome shotgun sequence and encodes:
- the LOC107817212 gene encoding protein trichome birefringence-like 5, translating into MASSSLPPKKKNNNRYTLSTIFLLLLFLSSLFYFSKRALEPKLSLYRDVLSQSPSLFSPRSADTELLDNTLTTPFGDTKVLKTNIKTPFTSKSETPLLSKSDFDDSLDQKVTPISSESNDTEGLKASKKTPISDFNDNLVEKSSAPVLSEYKEVYNATTKRVVDSARNEEKLVDSDFKVGGQSCDLYKGRWVKDEKHPIYKAGSCPYVDEAFDCQSNGRPDSEYLNWRWKPHGCDLPRFSATNFLKRLKGKRLMLVGDSMNRNQFESLLCLLREGLVNKSKMYEIHGYKITKGRGYYVFKFEDYNCTVEFVRSHFLVREGVRINAQGNSNPTLSIDRIDKSSNRWKQADIVVFNTGHWWTHGKTARGKNYYKESDHVYPKFDAVEAYRRALKTWAKWIDENMSHEKLIIYRGYSSAHYRGGDWDSGGSCNKETEPVSTGAILGNYPMKMKIVEEVINEMQHPVVLLNVTKLTNFRKDGHPSVYGKVASGGRKVKQDCSHWCLPGVPDAWNELIYATLVLQQQSSVNQQ